One segment of Malassezia restricta chromosome V, complete sequence DNA contains the following:
- a CDS encoding DNA polymerase eta, protein MSTERSGEKHRFRYHSDKIEADYENSEHVPCPRVTYRHLLSTSYEPENPLRVIAHCDVDAAYAQFEASRLGIDSRSNPLVVLQWKQIIAVNYVARKFGVSRFNCTLEEAKQRCPDLRLVHVASYGPGDKSPKYYEDPDPSSHKISLDMYRRESKKIMDIFQRQLCHDHVPYGHANYELESITTEGWSPSVLHMKGQSKDHDIIFEKASIDESFFDLSRYVRKQILSRFPSLDIRKEVNGFDADTRAARLDAELPPIPMHVRDEMSMRAWLALGTWLPPSEHREEQSLLTPLTWIDVAHAMAAERMISVRWHILNELGYTTSAGIASNKTLAKLCSSFRKPCSQTMLLPRYTCAFLAPMPYRKIRFLGGKFGADIEGEWSQSTVRELWGVSLLDMEKRFGADGKWLYHLIRGIDTSNVVQRSANHSMMSAKNFRPGISSTAVALSWIAIMSSELSMRLQEEREEVKMMYPRTLVLRYLLADSTSMKSHQVPFGKIANEHLDHEIYVRAEKLWNETLGRAMQQPGRIDVRVLSLSFAGIERKMKDQQPLSNFFSKRKSDHDAKVALKLPRTQSPPYDLVTDPTSQTEMAQWTCLKCSHVLSVPIFEDVEPHATEPPSYLGILQRACEEHEHWHMALALAERLE, encoded by the coding sequence ATGAGCACTGAAAGGAGCGGGGAAAAGCACCGATTTCGATACCATTCTGACAAAATCGAAGCCGACTATGAAAATAGTGAGCATGTGCCTTGTCCTCGTGTGACGTATCGTCACTTGCTCAGTACAAGCTACGAGCCTGAGAACCCATTACGGGTCATTGCACATTGCGATGTCGACGCAGCCTACGCACAGTTTGAGGCGTCGAGGCTTGGAATAGACTCCCGCTCAAACCCACTGGTTGTGTTGCAGTGGAAGCAAATCATTGCTGTTAATTATGTGGCCAGGAAGTTTGGCGTAAGCAGATTCAATTGTACACTCGAGGAGGCCAAGCAACGGTGTCCAGACCTCCGCCTCGTACACGTCGCATCGTATGGACCCGGTGATAAATCGCCAAAATACTATGAGGATCCTGATCCATCTAGTCACAAAATTTCACTAGACATGTATCGGCGAGAATCGAAGAAAATTATGGATATTTTTCAGCGCCAGTTGTGTCACGATCATGTGCCCTATGGTCACGCAAACTATGAACTCGAGTCTATCACGACTGAAGGCTGGAGTCCATCCGTTCTACACATGAAAGGCCAATCGAAAGACCATGATATCATATTTGAAAAGGCATCGATTGACGAATCTTTCTTTGACTTGTCTAGGTACGTGCGCAAGCAGATACTATCGCGTTTTCCTTCGCTGGACATTCGCAAAGAGGTGAACGGTTTCGACGCTGATACACGGGCAGCTCGACTCGATGCAGAGCTGCCGCCTATACCCATGCATGTACGTGATGAGATGAGCATGCGAGCCTGGCTTGCTCTTGGTACCTGGCTTCCGCCTAGTGAGCACAGGGAAGAGCAATCACTTCTTACGCCCCTTACATGGAtcgacgtggcgcatgctATGGCGGCAGAACGTATGATATCAGTGCGCTGGCACATTTTGAACGAATTGGGATATACAACCTCGGCTGGTATCGCGTCGAATAAAACATTGGCGAAGCTATGCTCATCGTTCCGAAAACCATGCAGTCAAACCATGCTCCTTCCCCGGTACACATGTGCCTTTTTGGCCCCTATGCCGTATCGAAAGATTCGATTTCTCGGTGGGAAATTTGGTGCGGATATCGAAGGAGAATGGAGTCAGTCGACTGTACGAGAATTATGGGGCGTGTCCCTTTTAGACATGGAGAAACGATTTGGAGCGGATGGTAAATGGTTGTATCACTTGATCCGTGGTATTGACACATCTAATGTTGTCCAGCGCTCTGCTAATCATTCCATGATGTCAGCCAAGAATTTTCGTCCTGGGATTTCCTCCACGGCTGTGGCTCTTTCTTGGATTGCCATCATGTCGTCTGAGCTAAGTATGCGGCTACAAGAAGAGCGAGAAGAGGTGAAAATGATGTATCCACGTACATTGGTTCTAAGATATTTACTCGCGGATTCCACCTCTATGAAAAGTCATCAAGTTCCGTTCGGAAAAATTGCAAATGAGCACTTAGATCATGAGATTTATGTGCGAGCAGAGAAACTTTGGAACGAGACGCTTGgtcgcgccatgcagcagccGGGGCGCATAGACGTCCGTGTTCTTTCACTTTCTTTTGCAGGTATAGAGCGCAAGATGAAAGATCAGCAACCTCTTTCCAACTTCTTTTCTAAACGAAAAAGTGATCATGATGCGAAAGTGGCCCTCAAGTTGCCTCGAACTCAGTCACCTCCCTATGACTTAGTAACAGACCCAACATCTCAAACAGAAATGGCACAATGGACATGCTTGAAATGCAGTCACGTACTCAGTGTTCCCATTTTCGAGGATGTTGAGCCTCATGCCACAGAGCCGCCGTCTTACCTGGGTATCCTGCAGCGGGCATGCGAGGAACACGAGCATTGGCACATggccttggccttggcGGAGAGGCTGGAGTAA
- a CDS encoding amino acid transporter has translation MSVFQNWIDGFKPAVTDGEYADPSEGDIEQEGASFPLKPSHDITSEDLKGIKPTKRPMLKKELGSRHLAFIALGGGIGTGLFVGSGSKLYQGGPGSIIIDYTLMGIMILTVLFALGELATLFPTPGAFSAYSTRFIDPAAGFAIGYNYFMSWCSTLPLEFTAAAIVVRYWNHDKLDPDKEGPMPNGALVAIFWVLVILINLFGARGYAEFEFIATSCKMLVLVGFIIYAAVVDCGGTSGTNHKYLGARYWHDPGAFNNGFKGFCNVFTTAAFAFTGTEVLGLAVAESSNPRKAMPRACKLVLYRVIIFYAIALFMVTLLVPYNTPDLHGKTDNDPKSSPFVIAIKAGQVSVLPDIVNAVIMLSAISVSNSAAYAGSRMLHALADNGMAPQIFAYVDRQGRPLVATLFTLMFGALAFLIYVGDDNGGEVFSWLLGISGLAILFTWSSICISHIRFRAAWKLQGHSLSELPWLSPLGVMGSYIGLTFNILVIIAQFYNSAFPIGEGEKNGNDRGYNFFLGMISLPIIMVFFFGYKIVKKTKIIPLQEIDLVSGMREQISLEEHDQERAERQNRPFHKKVLHFFF, from the coding sequence ATGTCAGTTTTCCAAAATTGGATAGACGGGTTCAAACCAGCCGTTACGGACGGAGAATACGCCGATCCATCTGAAGGCGACATTGAACAAGAGGGCGCAAGCTTTCCTCTGAAGCCCTCTCACGATATTACCTCTGAAGACCTGAAAGGCATAAAACCTACAAAACGGCCCATGCTCAAGAAAGAACTTGGAAGCCGTCACCTAGCGTTCATTGCTTTGGGTGGCGGCATTGGTACCGGTCTCTTTGTCGGTTCTGGATCAAAACTATATCAAGGTGGCCCTGGAAGTATAATTATTGACTACACCCTTATGGGTATAATGATCCTCACGGTACTTTTTGCTCTTGGTGAGCTTGCTACCCTTTTCCCGACCCCCGGTGCTTTCAGTGCTTATTCAACCCGTTTTATTGATCCTGCCGCAGGTTTCGCAATTGGATACAATTACTTTATGTCCTGGTGCTCGACTCTTCCTCTCGAATTCACTGCCGCCGCGATCGTGGTTCGTTATTGGAATCATGATAAATTAGATCCTGACAAAGAAGGACCAATGCCCAATGGTGCCCTTGTTGCTATTTTTTGGGTACTGGTCATTCTTATCAATTTGTTTGGTGCCCGTGGCTATGCGGAATTCGAGTTCATCGCTACAAGTTGTAAAATGCTTGTTCTCGTCGGATTTATTATCTACGCGGCCGTGGTGGATTGCGGGGGCACGTCCGGCACAAACCACAAGTATTTGGGTGCTCGTTACTGGCATGATCCAGGCGCCTTTAACAACGGATTTAAAGGATTTTGCAATGTATTCACCACGGCTGCTTTTGCATTTACAGGCACAGAAGTTTTGGGTCTTGCTGTGGCCGAGTCCAGCAATCCGCGCAAGGCTATGCCAAGGGCTTGCAAACTTGTCTTATACCGTGTTATCATTTTCTATGCCATCGCATTATTCATGGTCACATTGCTTGTGCCATATAACACTCCTGACCTTCATGGAAAGACCGATAATGATCCTAAAAGCTCGCCATTTGTGATTGCCATCAAGGCTGGCCAAGTCAGTGTATTGCCGGACATTGTTAATGCGGTGATTATGCTGTCCGCTATCTCTGTGTCGAACTCTGCTGCTTATGCTGGTAGCAGGATGCTCCACGCTTTGGCCGACAATGGCATGGCACCCCAAATATTTGCTTACGTCGATCGCCAAGGTCGACCGCTCGTGGCCACACTGTTTACGCTCATGTTTGGTGCATTAGCATTTCTAATCTATGTGGGTGATGACAATGGCGGTGAAGTATTCAGTTGGCTTCTGGGCATATCCGGTCTTGCTATCTTGTTCACATGGTCATCGATCTGTATCTCTCACATTCGTTTCCGCGCTGCATGGAAGCTTCAAGGTCACTCGTTGTCCGAACTTCCATGGCTCTCGCCTCTGGGTGTTATGGGTAGCTACATCGGTCTTACTTTTAACATACTGGTCATCATTGCCCAATTTTACAATTCAGCTTTCCCTATTGGCGAGGGAGAAAAGAACGGGAATGATCGAGGATATAACTTCTTCCTTGGCATGATATCTCTCCCTATCATTATGGTTTTCTTCTTTGGCTACAAAATTGTAAAAAAGACCAAGATTATTCCTTTGCAAGAAATTGATCTCGTATCTGGTATGCGTGAACAAATCAGCCTTGAGGAGCACGATCAAGAACGTGCTGAAAGGCAGAACAGGCCCTTCCACAAAAAGGTTCTGCATTTTTTTTTCTAA
- a CDS encoding SNW domain protein 1, which translates to MLGTGKALTLHAGRDGKPQYDAIVHQGRREDQHVQSKFTDLLPLSQRDDLKDRQRSIDRPSEEEVLSTAERTRLALESIVHGKVKSTQPKNVPGASSNTSYLRYTPASQGPGGKKQRIIKMTEVVEDPLEPPKHRFKKVPNGPPSPPAPVLRSPPRKVTAQEQKEWMIPPCISNWKNNKGYTIPLDKRLAASGRGMQDVEVNDNFAQFSEALNMADRHAREEVRQRNIMQQKIAAQEKAAREESLRMLAQRARDERAGISSHDDRLAHSGSALTAYGSSESDDEDDEDVAQRNRLREERRRERERELRMSNMGQEQRARAFAKEQNRDISEKVALGLAKPTMSKESMTDARLFNREALSNTFGDDDSYNVYDKPLFQGSSAATAIYTRPGTGGSDEMFGNGTASGIQNELQHDRFGLGVKRGFKGSQSKETRSGPVQFEKDDSDPFAIDQFLDEAKRGIKRSADESNELDA; encoded by the coding sequence ATGTTGGGAACAGGCAAGGCGCTGACGCTTCATGCGGGCAGAGACGGTAAACCGCAGTATGATGCGATTGTGCACCAGGGACGTCGAGAAGATCAACATGTACAGTCTAAATTTACGGATCTTCTGCCCCTGAGTCAACGAGACGATTTGAAAGATCGACAACGTTCCATTGACCGACCCTCCGAGGAAGAAGTCTTGTCCACAGCGGAGCGCACTCGCCTTGCACTGGAAAGCATTGTGCATGGCAAGGTTAAATCAACGCAGCCAAAAAATGTACCAGGTGCATCCTCCAACACTAGTTATTTACGCTACACACCTGCCTCGCAAGGTCCAGGTGGCAAAaagcagcgcatcattAAAATGACCGAGGTTGTGGAAGATCCTCTGGAGCCACCCAAGCACAGGTTTAAAAAGGTGCCTAACGGGCCACCCAGTCCTCCGGCGCCGGTGCTACGGAGTCCACCGCGCAAAGTGACTGCTCAGGAGCAAAAAGAATGGATGATCCCCCCATGTATTTCTAATTGGAAGAATAACAAGGGCTATACTATCCCGCTGGACAAGCGTCTTGCTGCCAGTGGTCGTGGCATGCAGGATGTGGAAGTCAATGACAATTTTGCTCAATTTTCGGAAGCCCTCAATATGGCAgatcgccacgcgcgcgaAGAGGTACGACAGCGTAACATCATGCAGCAGAAAATTGCTGCGCAAGAAAAAGCTGCTCGTGAAGAGAGCCTCCGTATGCTTGCGCAacgtgcgcgcgacgaaCGTGCGGGTATATCCTCTCATGATGATCGCTTAGCACACAGTGGTAGCGCGCTGACTGCCTACGGAAGCAGTGAGagtgacgacgaagatgatgaagacgtcgcgcagcgtAACCGTCTCCGTGAAGAGCGCCGTCGAGAACGAGAGCGCGAATTGCGTATGAGCAACATGGGCCAGGAACAGCGGGCGCGAGCGTTTGCCAAGGAGCAGAACCGTGATATCTCCGAGAAGGTGGCACTTGGTTTGGCCAAACCAACCATGAGCAAGGAGTCTATGACTGACGCCCGGCTTTTCAACAGAGAAGCCCTTTCTAACACATTTGGTGATGATGATTCGTATAATGTATACGATAAACCGCTATTCCAGGGGTCTTCTGCGGCCACAGCCATCTATACTCGTCCGGGCACTGGTGGCTCAGACGAAATGTTCGGAAACGGTACCGCAAGTGGTATTCAGAATGAGCTGCAACATGACAGGTTTGGTTTGGGTGTCAAAAGAGGATTTAAAGGAAGTCAGAGTAAAGAAACGCGCTCTGGTCCTGTACAGTTTGAGAAAGACGACAGTGATCCTTTCGCTATTGACCAGTTCTTGGATGAAGCTAAGCGTGGTATTAAACGAAGCGCGGATGAATCCAATGAACTAGATGCATGA
- a CDS encoding amino acid transporter: protein MGAFRRWLDDFKPADRGIGKEVNYVGEFSSEDHKHLDTKEALGKDEYTNTTVAVKTEDGGVALIPEETGLKRNLSGRHIQLIALGGSIGTGLFIGSGQNLATGGPGSLMLGFIIVAVCVILTMLSLGELAAVLPVSGSFCTYSVRFLDPSWGFAMGWNYWLQWLAAFPLEATAVTIVISFWDKDETVPRGVWVAIYLVLMMSIHLIGVRGYGEFEFLAALIKILGCLGFIIACIVIDVGGSPRGEYLGAHSWHHPPPFLNGFKGFCSVFITAAFAYSGTEIVGIAAAESSNPRKYIPRATKQVVGRVLLFYIVSILMITFIVPSDTKSLMGDSNDPSSSPFVIALQQGQIHALPQIFNAIILISALSVGNASVYGGSRTLLSLAELGMAPKIFTYVDRKGRPLPAMFVSFLFGLLGFLIYASDPNTIFDWLLSISGLSVIFSWGSTCLAHIRFRKAWLLQGNSLAQLPYKSPCGIIGAILGLFLNILIIAAAFYSGAWPIGEGNMTGNDRANSFFESMISLIIVLVVFGVHKLYTRSRVVHMNEIDVQTGRRDPVSLEVLEQERAEERAKPFILKLKDFFF from the coding sequence ATGGGTGCTTTCAGGAGGTGGCTAGATGACTTTAAGCCCGCTGATCGGGGGATTGGGAAAGAAGTAAATTATGTTGGAGAATTCTCCTCCGAGGATCACAAGCACTTGGATACCAAAGAAGCCTTGGGAAAGGATGAATACACAAATACTACAGTCGCGGTGAAAACCGAAGATGGCGGCGTTGCTTTGATACCTGAAGAAACGGGACTCAAGCGCAATCTTAGCGGACGTCATATCCAACTCATTGCCCTAGGAGGGAGCATAGGAACGGGTCTTTTCATTGGTTCCGGCCAAAACCTTGCTACGGGTGGACCTGGTTCGCTAATGCTTGGTTTCATCATTGTTGCCGTTTGCGTGATTCTTACTATGCTTTCATTGGGTGAACTCGCTGCTGTTCTTCCTGTGTCTGGCTCATTTTGCACATATTCTGTCAGGTTTCTCGACCCATCTTGGGGCTTTGCTATGGGTTGGAACTACTGGCTTCAATGGCTCGCTGCCTTTCCTTTGGAGGCTACTGCAGTCACAATTGTTATATCATTTTGGGATAAAGACGAAACTGTGCCTCGAGGCGTCTGGGTAGCAATCTACTTGGTTCTTATGATGTCGATCCATCTCATTGGTGTCCGCGGCTACGGTGAATTTGAATTCTTGGCTGCATTAATCAAGATTCTTGGCTGTCTTGGCTTTATAATTGCTTGCATCGTCATTGATGTAGGCGGAAGTCCTCGAGGTGAATATCTAGGCGCACACTCATGGCACCATCCTCCTCCTTTCTTGAACGGATTTAAAGGATTCTGTTCTGTTTTTATTACTGCTGCATTTGCATACTCAGGCACAGAAATTGTGGGAATCGCTGCAGCAGAATCTTCCAACCCTCGTAAATATATACCCCGCGCAACAAAGCAAGTGGTTGGTCGTGTTCTGCTCTTTTATATTGTTTCTATTCTTATGATCACTTTTATTGTTCCCTCTGATACCAAAAGTCTTATGGGAGACAGCAATGACCCTAGCAGTTCCCCCTTTGTGATTGCACTGCAACAAGGCCAAATCCATGCTCTCCCTCAAATTTTTAATGCCATTATTTTGATTTCTGCGTTGTCGGTCGGAAATGCATCTGTCTATGGCGGAAGCAGGACGCTGCTTTCTCTCGCTGAGCTCGGTATGGCCCCCAAAATTTTCACATATGTTGATCGTAAAGGGCGACCACTCCCTGCCATGTTCGTTAGCTTCCTTTTTGGTTTATTGGGCTTCCTGATCTACGCCTCGGATCCAAACACTATTTTTGACTGGCTGCTGAGTATTTCTGGTCTCTCCGTGATATTTTCTTGGGGATCGACATGTCTTGCTCACATTCGTTTCAGGAAAGCCTGGCTTCTTCAAGGAAACTCCCTGGCTCAATTGCCTTATAAGTCACCATGTGGCATTATTGGTGCTATTCTCGGTCTTTTCTTGAATATCTTGATTATCGCTGCTGCCTTCTACAGTGGAGCATGGCCTATTGGCGAGGGCAATATGACTGGTAATGATCGTGCTAACTCCTTCTTCGAGAGTATGATCTCACTTATTATTGTTCTTGTCGTCTTCGGTGTACACAAGCTATATACACGCAGTCGCGTTGTGCACATGAACGAGATCGACGTCCAAACCGGGCGAAGGGACCCAGTCTCATTGGAAGTACTCGAGCAGGAACGCGCGGAGGAACGTGCGAAGCCATTCATCCTGAAGCTGAAAGATTTCTTCTTCTAA
- a CDS encoding amino acid transporter: protein MEGYENDAANLHQGKGIVTCNSESFGSTDDAATDDSITHTRPGNAAESKELRRDLNMRHLCFLALGSGVGTGLFMGSGNILKYGGPGSLMISFVLLGFMVITVIFAVGELVSVFPSSASYAEMLKRFVHPSAGFAIGINFVTTWLIILPTELTVSCMAISYWDKDEVVPKGVWVAIILVAVFSVNLFGVRFFGEFEMLTTSIKMAGCIGFIVACIVFACGGANSEHVGAHYWHQPGAFKNSFKGFCNSFAFTALAYGGTEIIGVTVGESSHPRRHLPKAAKYVVYRVLIFFILSLFMVSLLVPSDNPELSNYSPFVMAIESGGVRALPQIFNAVTLISFISVANAAVYTASRLLYTMAEKHFIPSIFLFSDRQGRPIAGYIFVFLFGLLGFLVYSSSEEEVFNWLGSISGMSVILLWFSIALAHIRFRFAWKRAGYSVKDLPWSSPLGIWGSLIALTLNMLVLMATFYISVFPIDEAQSDGYARAKEFFQSYLSVVIMLFSFLLHLITTRSKFIRLSDIDLQTGRRDPNEGHEWEFEKGELMKPRWRRILDIFF from the coding sequence ATGGAAGGTTATGAAAATGATGCTGCAAATTTGCATCAAGGAAAAGGAATAGTAACATGCAATTCAGAATCGTTTGGCTCTACAGATGATGCTGCCACAGATGACTCTATTACGCATACCCGACCTGGCAACGCTGCTGAATCGAAAGAGCTTCGCCGAGACCTAAATATGCGTCATCTTTGCTTCCTCGCTCTGGGAAGCGGTGTTGGTACTGGCCTTTTTATGGGCTCCGGTAACATTTTAAAATATGGTGGTCCAGGATCATTGATGATAAGTTTTGTGCTCCTAGGCTTTATGGTCATCACAGTCATTTTCGCTGTGGGCGAGCTTGTATCAGTATTTCCCTCTTCTGCATCATATGCCGAAATGCTGAAAAGATTTGTACATCCTTCTGCAGGATTTGCAATCGGTATAAATTTCGTGACAACTTGGTTGATTATTCTACCTACAGAATTGACGGTATCGTGCATGGCTATCAGCTACTGGGATAAGGATGAAGTGGTTCCCAAAGGTGTTTGGGTTGCAATTATTCTTGTCGCTGTTTTCTCCGTTAATCTTTTTGGTGTGCGATTCTTCGGGGAATTCGAAATGCTAACCACAAGCATAAAAATGGCTGGCTGTATTGGTTTTATTGTTGCATGTATTGTGTTTGCATGCGGTGGAGCGAATAGTGAGCACGTTGGTGCACATTATTGGCATCAGCCTGGCGCATTCAAGAACAGTTTTAAAGGATTCTGCAATTCTTTCGCGTTCACAGCATTAGCCTATGGTGGCACAGAGATTATAGGTGTCACTGTTGGTGAATCTTCTCATCCGAGAAGGCATCTTCCTAAAGCAGCAAAATACGTTGTCTATCGTGTTTTAATCTTCTTTATCTTATCACTATTTATGGTTTCATTACTTGTTCCCTCTGATAATCCGGAGCTATCTAACTACTCACCTTTTGTAATGGCCATTGAATCAGGAGGGGTAAGGGCACTTCCTCAGATTTTCAATGCTGTGACGCTAATTTCGTTCATATCTGTCGCCAATGCGGCAGTCTACACGGCGAGCCGTCTTCTGTATACCATGGCAGAAAAGCACTTCATACCCAGCATATTTCTGTTTTCAGACAGGCAAGGCCGTCCTATCGCTGGATATATTTTTGTATTCCTATTCGGTCTTCTGGGTTTTTTGGTATACTCCAGCTCGGAAGAAGAAGTTTTCAATTGGCTGGGAAGTATATCTGGCATGTCTGTCATTTTATTATGGTTTAGTATTGCACTGGCACATATTCGCTTCCGCTTTGCTTGGAAACGAGCCGGATATTCAGTGAAAGACCTACCCTGGAGCTCACCTTTAGGCATTTGGGGCTCTTTAATTGCATTAACCCTAAACATGCTCGTTTTGATGGCCACGTTTTATATCTCCGTGTTTCCTATTGATGAGGCGCAGTCAGACGGCTATGCTCGTGCTAAAGAGTTCTTCCAATCATACCTATCTGTGGTCATTATGCTGTTCTCTTTCCTACTACATTTGATCACTACCAGGTCAAAGTTTATACGACTGAGCGACATTGATCTCCAGACAGGTCGCCGTGACCCCAACGAAGGGCACGAATGGGAGTTCGAAAAAGGCGAACTGATGAAGCCGAGATGGAGGCGCATTTTGGACATATTCTTTTGA
- a CDS encoding amino acid transporter — protein sequence MSIIQNWVDSFKRAPDEYGADPDYAGDGCEKEGKPEILGDENYGNAERFVETDDHRMVAVPEKSGLKRTLDNRHVQFIALGGGIGTGLFISSGTELATGGPGSLLINFIIIGIMLISVVFALGELAVTLPVSGAYSAYATRFIDPAWGFAMGYNYFIKWIISAPIEFTAATIMVASWDEDNNIVPKGALLAMFIALITFINIFGVRGYAEFEFVSTLVKIITVIGLIIVLIVIDCGGTPNGVHLGAHTWHDPGSFNNAFKGFCSTFAGVAFAFSGSELVGLAAAETREPRKVLPKACQQIVVRILIFYILSLFLITLVVPYDHPRLQSGSGSAYDPSRSPFVIAMDIGKIKVLPHIINAVIILSTLSVSNAAVFASSRTLLSLAEQGFAPKLFCYVDRAGRPLPAVILTLLFSFISFLIYSADQSTVFSWLVGLSGLAMIFAWGSISLCHIRFRKAWIKQGNSIAELPWASPFGVTGSYIGLAVSILVVVANFYSSAFPIGEGELSSDDRAYHFFEKMISLAVIIVFFVGYKLYHRTRIVSLDDMDLHTGRREAVPLEVLEQERAEKRARPLFKKLLGLVF from the coding sequence ATGTCAATCATTCAGAACTGGGTCGACAGTTTTAAACGGGCCCCTGATGAATATGGAGCGGATCCGGACTATGCAGGTGATGGCTGCGAGAAAGAAGGCAAGCCAGAAATTCTTGGTGACGAGAACTATGGCAATGCTGAACGGTTTGTGGAAACGGACGACCACAGGATGGTTGCTGTTCCCGAAAAGTCAGGTCTAAAGCGTACTCTAGACAATCGCCATGTGCAATTCATTGCCTTAGGCGGTGGCATCGGTACAGGACTGTTCATTAGCTCTGGCACAGAGCTGGCAACCGGAGGACCTGGAAGTCTCCTAATTAATTTTATTATCATTGGCATCATGCTCATTTCTGTCGTTTTTGCCCTCGGTGAGCTAGCTGTCACTTTGCCTGTATCGGGAGCATACTCTGCTTATGCCACAAGGTTTATTGACCCTGCGTGGGGTTTTGCTATGGGCTATAACTACTTTATTAAATGGATCATATCGGCCCCTATTGAGTTCACAGCCGCAACTATCATGGTTGCGAGTTGGGATGAGGACAATAATATTGTACCAAAAGGGGCTTTGCTGGCCATGTTTATCGCGTTGATTACATTCATCAATATTTTCGGTGTTCGAGGATATGCTGAGTTTGAGTTCGTGTCTACCCTGGTTAAGATTATAACCGTGATTGGCTTGATTATTGTACTGATTGTGATTGATTGCGGTGGAACACCGAATGGCGTACATTTGGGCGCACATACATGGCACGATCCTGGATCTTTTAATAATGCGTTCAAAGGTTTCTGCTCAACATTTGCTGGGGTTGCGTTTGCCTTTTCTGGTTCAGAGCTTGTTGGTCTAGCTGCAGCTGAGACCCGTGAGCCCAGAAAGGTTCTCCCCAAGGCCTGCCAACAGATTGTGGTCCGTATCCTTATTTTCTACATTCTTTCCCTATTCTTGATTACTTTGGTTGTGCCTTATGATCATCCTCGCCTGCAAAGTGGCTCGGGCTCAGCGTATGACCCCAGCCGCTCTCCATTCGTTATTGCCATGGATATTGGAAAGATCAAAGTCCTGCCTCACATTATCAATGCGGTGATTATTCTCTCCACACTGTCTGTCTCTAATGCGGCTGTATTTGCAAGTAGTCGCACATTGCTCTCCCTCGCTGAACAAGGATTCGCACCAAAACTGTTTTGCTACGTGGACCGCGCTGGCCGCCCTCTCCCTGCTGTGATTTTGACACTCCTGTTCAGCTTTATTTCTTTCCTTATCTATTCGGCTGACCAGTCGACTGTATTTTCATGGCTGGTAGGTCTTAGTGGCTTGGCCATGATTTTTGCTTGGGGATCCATTTCTCTTTGCCATATCCGATTCCGTAAAGCTTGGATCAAGCAAGGAAACAGCATCGCTGAACTGCCGTGGGCATCGCCTTTTGGCGTTACTGGCTCCTATATTGGCCTTGCAGTGAGTATCTTGGTGGTGGTTGCCAACTTCTATTCATCTGCTTTCCCAATTGGCGAAGGAGAGCTGAGTTCCGACGACCGAGCATATCACTTTTTTGAAAAAATGATCTCTCTTGCGGTCATAATTGTCTTTTTTGTCGGGTACAAGCTTTACCATCGGACAAGGATCGTATCGCTTGACGACATGGATCTCCACACTGGACGACGAGAAGCTGTGCCTTTGGAGGTGCTAGAACAAGAGCGGGCCGAGAAGCGTGCGCGACCGTTGTTCAAAAAACTTTTGGGACTTGTCTTTTAA